In a single window of the Penaeus monodon isolate SGIC_2016 chromosome 3, NSTDA_Pmon_1, whole genome shotgun sequence genome:
- the LOC119595768 gene encoding adhesive plaque matrix protein-like — protein MFTKAVVALALVAVAASAPSQPAYGYAPQPTYEAPAKYDFNYAVKDDYSGNDFGHQEARDGYDTQGSYYVLLPDGRLQKVAYTVNGDSGYVAEVSYEGEAQYPEYKPAPAYKPAPAYKPAPTYHAAPAYKPAPTYHAAPAYKPAPYQPAPTYEPAPTYETTPAYA, from the exons ATGTTCACAAAG GCTGTCGTTGCCCTCGCCCTCGTGGCCGTTGCTGCCTCTGCTCCGTCTCAACCAGCTTACGGCTACGCTCCTCAGCCTACCTACGAG GCTCCTGCCAAATACGACTTCAACTATgccgtgaaggacgactactccggaaacgacttcggtcaccaggagGCCCGTGATGGCTACGACACTCAGGGTTCCTACTACGTcctccttcccgacggtcgtctgcagaaggtcgcctacactgtcaacggcgactccggttacgtggctgaggtcagctacgagggtgaggctcagtaccccgaatacaagcctgctcctgcctacaagcctgccCCTGCCTACAAGCCCGCACCCACTTACCATGCTGCACCTGCCTACAAGCCCGCACCCACTTACCATGCTGCACCTGCCTACAAGCCAGCTCCTTACCAGCCTGCACCTACCTATGAGCCTGCTCCTACCTACGAGACCACCCCAGCCTACGCCTAA
- the LOC119595773 gene encoding cuticle protein 7-like, which produces MFTKTVVALALVACAASAPSQPAYGYAPQPTYEVPAKYDFNYAVKDDYSGNDFGHQEARDGYDTQGSYYVLLPDGRLQKVAYTVNGDSGYVAEVSYEGEAQYPEYHPAPAYKPAPAYKPAPTYHAAPAYKPAPTYEPAPTYETTPLYA; this is translated from the exons ATGTTCACTAAG ACTGTCGTAGCTCTTGCCCTCGTGGCCTGTGCCGCCTCTGCTCCGTCTCAGCCAGCTTACGGTTATGCCCCTCAGCCTACCTACGAG GTCCCTGCCAAGTATGATTTCAACTATgccgtgaaggacgactactctggcaacgacttcggtcaccaaGAGGCCCGTGATGGCTACGACACTCAAGGTTCCTACTACGTTcttcttcccgacggtcgtctgcagaaggtcgcttatactgtcaacggcgactccggctacgtggcCGAGGTTAGCTACGAGGGTGAGGCCCAGTACCCTGAATACCATCCTGCTCCTGCATACAAGCCCGCCCCTGCTTACAAGCCCGCACCCACTTACCATGCTGCACCTGCCTACAAGCCTGCCCCTACCTACGAGCCTGCTCCTACTTACGAGACCACTCCACTCTACGCCTAA